A section of the Bradyrhizobium oligotrophicum S58 genome encodes:
- a CDS encoding type I secretion system permease/ATPase — protein sequence MDAGQRDTGLDCLTLLLRFHQVAVDPAQIAHQLAGEPVGVTEMLRCAKQLKLKARAVRQSWDGLAKLPLPAIVARSDGTFAILGQVTAEAALIQDPLVHRPQSLKRAEFESNWTGMVVLMARRASLTDLARRFDITWFLQAMHKYRRLLGEVLLASFFLQLFGLVTPLFFQVVTDKVLTHRGYTTLDVLVFGLVTVTIFETVLGGLRTYVFSHTTNRIDVELGARLFRHLVALPIAYFEARRAGDSVARVRELENIRNFITSSALTLVIDLAFTFVFLGVMFYYSPFLSWIVVGSFPFYIALSAGVTPIFKKRLDVKFDRGAENQAFLVETVTAIQTLKAMAIEPQMQRRWEEQLAGYVGASFDVLSLGNWASQSVQFISKIVTALTLYFGAHLVIAGDLSVGELIAFNMLAGRVAQPVLRLAQLWQDFHQARLSVARLGDILNTTPEPAFNPGRAALPPVRGEVVFDHVHFRYRVDGPLALHDVSLKVPVGQVVGIVGPSGSGKSTLTKLIQRLYVPESGRILIDGVDLTVADVTWLRRQIGAVLQENVLFNRSIRDNIALADPGMAMEQVIQAAELAGAHEFILGLPDGYDTMVGERGASLSGGQRQRIAIARALITNPRILIFDEATSALDYESENIVQRNMRKICAGRTVFIIAHRLSAVRNADRILTIENGRLVEDGTHDELIKRAGRYASLHQIQAGLHVVG from the coding sequence ATGGACGCGGGGCAGAGGGATACGGGGCTTGACTGCCTGACATTGCTGCTGCGGTTCCATCAGGTTGCCGTCGATCCGGCGCAGATTGCACATCAGCTTGCGGGAGAGCCGGTCGGCGTGACCGAGATGCTTCGCTGCGCCAAGCAGCTGAAGCTCAAGGCGCGTGCGGTCCGCCAGAGTTGGGACGGGCTTGCCAAGCTGCCGCTGCCGGCGATTGTGGCGCGGTCGGATGGCACGTTCGCCATATTGGGACAGGTCACCGCCGAGGCGGCGTTGATCCAGGACCCGCTGGTCCACCGGCCGCAGAGCCTCAAGCGCGCCGAGTTCGAATCCAATTGGACCGGCATGGTGGTGCTGATGGCGCGCCGCGCCTCGCTCACCGACCTCGCGCGGCGATTCGACATCACCTGGTTCCTGCAGGCGATGCACAAATATCGCCGGCTGCTCGGCGAGGTGCTGCTGGCCTCGTTCTTCCTGCAGCTGTTCGGCCTGGTTACGCCGCTGTTCTTCCAGGTCGTCACCGACAAGGTGCTGACGCATCGCGGCTACACCACGCTCGACGTGCTGGTGTTCGGACTCGTCACCGTCACCATCTTCGAGACCGTACTCGGGGGTCTTCGAACCTACGTCTTCTCCCACACCACCAACCGCATCGACGTCGAGCTCGGCGCGCGGCTGTTCCGGCATCTGGTGGCGCTGCCGATCGCCTATTTCGAGGCGCGGCGGGCGGGCGATTCGGTGGCGCGGGTGCGCGAGCTGGAGAACATCAGGAACTTCATCACCAGCTCGGCGCTGACCCTGGTGATCGACCTCGCCTTCACCTTCGTCTTCCTCGGGGTGATGTTCTACTATTCGCCGTTCCTCTCCTGGATCGTGGTCGGCTCGTTTCCGTTCTACATCGCGCTGTCGGCGGGCGTCACCCCGATCTTCAAGAAGCGGCTCGATGTCAAGTTCGATCGCGGCGCCGAGAACCAGGCCTTCCTGGTCGAGACCGTGACCGCGATCCAGACCTTGAAGGCGATGGCGATCGAGCCGCAGATGCAGCGGCGCTGGGAGGAGCAGCTCGCCGGCTATGTCGGCGCCAGCTTCGATGTGCTGTCGCTCGGCAACTGGGCGAGCCAGTCGGTGCAGTTCATCAGCAAGATCGTCACCGCGCTGACGCTGTATTTCGGCGCGCATCTGGTGATCGCGGGAGACTTGAGCGTCGGCGAACTGATCGCCTTCAACATGCTGGCCGGGCGGGTGGCGCAGCCGGTGCTGCGGCTGGCGCAGCTGTGGCAGGATTTTCATCAGGCGCGGCTGTCGGTGGCCCGGCTCGGCGACATTCTCAACACCACGCCGGAGCCGGCCTTCAATCCCGGCCGCGCGGCGCTGCCGCCGGTGCGCGGCGAGGTGGTGTTCGACCACGTGCATTTCCGCTATCGCGTCGACGGGCCCCTGGCGCTGCACGATGTCAGCCTGAAGGTGCCGGTAGGCCAAGTGGTCGGCATCGTCGGCCCCTCCGGCTCGGGCAAGTCGACGCTGACCAAGCTGATCCAGCGGCTCTACGTGCCGGAGAGTGGCCGCATCCTGATCGACGGCGTCGATCTCACGGTCGCCGACGTCACCTGGCTGCGGCGGCAGATCGGCGCGGTGCTGCAGGAGAACGTGCTGTTCAACCGCTCGATCCGCGACAACATCGCGCTCGCCGATCCCGGCATGGCGATGGAGCAGGTGATCCAGGCGGCCGAGCTCGCCGGCGCCCACGAGTTCATCCTCGGCCTGCCGGACGGCTACGACACCATGGTCGGCGAGCGCGGCGCCAGCCTCTCCGGCGGCCAGCGCCAGCGCATCGCGATTGCGCGGGCGCTGATCACCAATCCGCGCATTCTCATCTTCGACGAGGCGACCTCGGCGCTCGACTATGAGAGCGAGAACATCGTCCAGCGCAACATGCGCAAGATCTGCGCCGGGCGCACCGTGTTCATCATCGCGCACCGGCTGTCGGCCGTGCGCAATGCCGACCGCATCCTCACCATCGAGAACGGCCGCTTGGTCGAGGACGGCACCCATGACGAGCTGATCAAGCGGGCCGGGCGCTATGCCAGCTTGCACCAGATCCAGGCGGGGCTCCATGTCGTCGGCTGA
- a CDS encoding HlyD family type I secretion periplasmic adaptor subunit, whose translation MSSAEAQKQDNAPISLDARRGRRNDAREFLPAALEIVETPASPAGRAVAATIMLFFVIAIGWSIAGHVDIIASAQGKIVPTGRTKTIQPLEAGIVAAIHVQDGDKVRAGAVLVELDRTVTEAERRRVAQGLMQARLDVARLGVLRGSFADLNELRPLAVPEGAAPTDVARTRAALQAQAAEQLSKLASNLQQIAQKRAEAQSVEAAIAKIDATLPFLQETADIRRNAKEIQYGNQIAFIDAQSRLIDQQSERIVQTRRLVEVEAARLALEQQLAQTRSGFERQVLSDLTDAEKKAEELTQDLVKAERKIAEQVLRAPIDGTVQQLAMHTVGGVVTPAQQLMLIVPADSQLEAEAMISNRDIGFVNVGQPAEIKIDTFNFTRYGLVHGKVQSVSQDSIVRERPADKQNGGKAGGALAETSEPAGQEFIYSARVSLEEKQMQVEDKMVGLAPGMAVTVEIKTGTRRIIEYVMSPLLRYKQESLRER comes from the coding sequence ATGTCGTCGGCTGAGGCACAGAAGCAGGACAACGCGCCGATCTCGCTCGACGCGCGGCGGGGCCGCCGCAACGATGCGCGCGAGTTCCTGCCGGCGGCGCTGGAGATCGTGGAGACGCCAGCCTCGCCCGCGGGCCGGGCTGTCGCCGCCACCATCATGCTGTTCTTCGTCATCGCTATCGGCTGGTCGATCGCCGGCCATGTCGACATCATCGCCTCGGCGCAAGGCAAGATCGTGCCGACCGGGCGCACCAAGACGATCCAGCCGCTGGAGGCTGGCATCGTCGCCGCCATCCACGTCCAGGATGGCGACAAGGTCCGTGCCGGCGCCGTGCTGGTCGAGCTCGACCGCACCGTGACGGAGGCCGAGCGCCGCCGTGTGGCGCAGGGCCTGATGCAGGCGCGGCTGGATGTCGCAAGGCTCGGCGTGCTCCGCGGCAGTTTTGCCGATTTGAACGAGCTCCGGCCGTTGGCAGTGCCCGAGGGGGCCGCGCCCACCGACGTCGCGCGCACCCGGGCCGCCTTGCAGGCCCAGGCCGCCGAGCAGCTGTCGAAGCTCGCCTCCAACCTGCAGCAGATCGCGCAGAAGCGCGCCGAGGCGCAGTCGGTCGAGGCCGCGATCGCGAAGATCGATGCCACCCTGCCGTTCCTGCAGGAGACCGCCGACATCCGCCGCAACGCCAAGGAGATCCAGTACGGCAACCAGATCGCCTTCATCGATGCGCAGTCGCGGCTGATCGACCAGCAGAGCGAACGCATCGTGCAGACGCGGCGCCTCGTCGAGGTCGAAGCCGCGCGGCTGGCGCTGGAGCAGCAGCTGGCACAGACCCGCTCCGGTTTCGAGCGCCAGGTGCTGTCGGACCTCACCGATGCCGAGAAGAAGGCCGAGGAGCTGACGCAGGACCTCGTCAAGGCCGAGCGCAAGATCGCCGAGCAGGTGCTGCGCGCCCCGATCGACGGCACCGTGCAGCAGCTCGCGATGCACACCGTCGGCGGCGTCGTCACGCCGGCGCAACAACTGATGCTCATCGTGCCCGCCGACAGCCAGCTCGAAGCCGAGGCTATGATCTCCAACCGCGACATCGGCTTCGTCAATGTCGGTCAGCCGGCCGAGATCAAGATCGACACCTTCAACTTCACCCGCTACGGCCTCGTCCACGGCAAGGTGCAGAGCGTCTCCCAGGATTCCATCGTTCGCGAAAGGCCGGCGGACAAGCAGAATGGCGGCAAGGCCGGTGGTGCGCTGGCAGAAACCAGCGAGCCGGCCGGGCAGGAGTTCATCTACTCAGCTCGCGTCTCGCTGGAGGAGAAGCAGATGCAGGTCGAGGACAAGATGGTCGGGCTGGCGCCAGGGATGGCAGTGACAGTCGAAATCAAGACCGGCACGCGGCGGATCATCGAATACGTGATGTCGCCCTTGCTGCGCTACAAGCAGGAGAGTTTGCGCGAGAGGTGA
- a CDS encoding toxin-activating lysine-acyltransferase encodes MNNNQKVEPALKAINGEAAAQPSAVKERALDPHVLAQIAAFKMKIQAGVGEVVLAMLNLPRYRNQALADIMHLVVEPMTRDRIAIAKAGGEGKVEETAGIAIWASVSDEVDAKIREQIQARVFPIRLKPDDWASGDTHWLLDVIAPSQKVATAVLANFKQVVKDKPVRIHPIVSQLVDPAVLEKMKVRPVERSAKGL; translated from the coding sequence GTGAACAACAATCAGAAGGTCGAACCGGCGTTGAAAGCGATCAATGGCGAGGCTGCCGCCCAGCCGTCGGCTGTGAAGGAGCGCGCGCTCGATCCGCATGTGCTGGCACAGATCGCTGCGTTCAAGATGAAGATCCAGGCCGGGGTCGGCGAGGTCGTGCTGGCGATGCTCAATCTGCCGCGCTATCGCAACCAGGCCCTCGCCGACATCATGCATCTCGTGGTCGAGCCGATGACGCGAGACCGCATCGCCATCGCCAAGGCCGGCGGCGAGGGCAAGGTCGAGGAGACTGCGGGAATCGCGATCTGGGCCAGCGTGTCCGACGAGGTCGACGCCAAGATCCGCGAGCAGATCCAGGCCCGCGTCTTCCCGATCCGCCTCAAGCCCGACGACTGGGCCAGCGGCGACACCCACTGGCTGCTCGACGTCATCGCCCCCTCGCAGAAGGTCGCCACCGCCGTGCTCGCGAACTTCAAGCAGGTCGTGAAAGACAAGCCGGTGCGGATTCATCCGATCGTGAGCCAGCTGGTCGATCCGGCGGTGCTGGAGAAGATGAAGGTGCGGCCGGTGGAGCGAAGCGCAAAAGGTCTTTGA